One part of the Algibacter sp. L1A34 genome encodes these proteins:
- a CDS encoding c-type cytochrome yields the protein MRIKKTCALLLIVLSFFNCKKKEYVDKIYEKPEIVREASSKFLSPEESLESFYLPEGYKVELVASEPMVDEPVAIAWDGNGRMYVAEMNTYMQDVDGSGTNRSISKIKLLEDLDGDGKMDKSTVFIDSLLLPRMILPLENELIVNETYSYDLWSYKDTNGDGVADIKERVYYNPDRRGGNLEHQQSGLIWNLDNWVYTTYNPLRFKFKKNEVIVDSLENMPSGQWGLSQDDMGVMYYSSAGSENPAYGFQQPAVYGDYNPAGRLAEGFMEPWPIVGTPDVQGGPKRLREDNTLNHFTGVAGQEIFRGHKLPPSTYGDLFIPEPVGRLIRRAKVKVEDGKRVLYNAYDKTEFMASTDLNFRPIQAKTGPDGSLYIVDMYRGIIQESNWTRKGSSLRPVIIRKELDKNIGKGRIYRIVHEDIETDVKPNLLGKKASELIQYLGHPNGWYRNTAQKLIILKDDQSVVPELQAIVRDNTSFLDGLFNNDKDFGIERVTALWTLEGLGNVDKALIVEKFTDEDPRVRLTAIRLSENFLKAGDTDLFKDMETLISDADIDVVNQLALSLRYSKDKQATELLNAINVKYEGHEIVSHSVVESLKKDDSKLIQLKTLISNRGVGEKKSILKGYDAYKQLCITCHGANLKGVPTEDGTLIAPTLIGSTRVLGDKGKLSKILLNGLIGPIEGKEYGIMMSLKSNSDQWIADVLSYVRAMNEADYVHKKVVRNAREQSKDRADYWTIEELYKD from the coding sequence ATGAGAATTAAAAAAACGTGCGCTTTATTACTTATTGTTTTGTCTTTTTTCAATTGTAAGAAAAAGGAATATGTAGACAAAATCTATGAAAAGCCTGAGATTGTTAGAGAAGCATCTTCAAAGTTTCTTTCACCCGAAGAAAGTTTAGAATCTTTTTATTTACCTGAAGGGTACAAAGTTGAACTTGTAGCAAGTGAGCCTATGGTAGATGAACCAGTAGCTATTGCATGGGATGGTAACGGACGTATGTACGTAGCAGAAATGAATACTTATATGCAAGATGTTGACGGCAGTGGAACTAACAGGTCTATTAGTAAAATTAAGTTACTAGAAGATTTGGATGGCGATGGTAAAATGGACAAGAGTACGGTATTTATTGATAGCTTATTGTTACCTAGAATGATATTACCTTTAGAAAATGAGTTGATTGTAAATGAAACATATTCGTACGATTTATGGAGTTATAAAGATACAAATGGAGATGGTGTTGCCGATATAAAGGAACGTGTGTATTATAATCCAGACCGCCGTGGAGGAAATTTAGAACATCAACAAAGTGGATTAATTTGGAATTTAGATAATTGGGTTTATACCACATACAATCCATTACGTTTTAAATTTAAAAAGAATGAAGTTATTGTAGATTCTCTAGAGAATATGCCAAGTGGTCAATGGGGATTATCTCAAGATGATATGGGTGTTATGTATTACTCTTCGGCAGGTAGTGAAAACCCAGCATATGGGTTTCAGCAACCAGCAGTTTATGGTGATTACAATCCAGCAGGAAGATTAGCAGAAGGTTTCATGGAACCATGGCCTATTGTAGGTACTCCAGATGTTCAAGGTGGTCCAAAACGTTTACGTGAAGATAATACGCTTAACCATTTTACAGGTGTTGCCGGACAAGAAATATTTCGTGGCCATAAATTACCTCCATCTACTTATGGCGATTTATTTATACCAGAACCTGTTGGGCGTTTAATTCGTCGTGCAAAAGTAAAAGTTGAAGATGGTAAACGTGTACTTTATAATGCTTATGATAAAACAGAGTTTATGGCATCGACCGATTTAAACTTTAGACCAATACAGGCCAAAACAGGTCCAGATGGCTCACTTTATATCGTTGATATGTATCGCGGTATTATTCAGGAAAGTAACTGGACTAGAAAAGGAAGTTCATTACGCCCTGTAATTATCCGTAAAGAATTAGATAAAAATATAGGGAAAGGGCGTATTTATAGAATTGTTCATGAAGACATTGAAACAGATGTAAAGCCTAACCTTCTCGGAAAAAAAGCTTCCGAGTTAATTCAATATTTAGGACATCCAAATGGATGGTATCGTAATACAGCACAGAAATTAATTATTTTAAAAGATGATCAATCAGTAGTTCCGGAATTACAAGCTATTGTAAGGGATAATACATCATTTTTAGATGGTTTATTTAATAATGATAAGGACTTTGGAATTGAACGTGTAACAGCGCTTTGGACTTTAGAAGGATTGGGTAATGTTGATAAAGCATTAATTGTAGAAAAATTTACAGATGAAGATCCTCGTGTACGTTTAACAGCTATTAGATTAAGTGAGAATTTCTTGAAAGCAGGAGATACCGATTTATTTAAAGATATGGAAACGTTAATTTCTGATGCTGATATCGATGTAGTAAATCAGTTAGCATTAAGTTTACGTTACAGTAAAGATAAACAAGCAACAGAGTTATTAAATGCTATTAATGTCAAGTATGAAGGTCATGAAATTGTGTCGCATTCGGTTGTAGAAAGTTTAAAAAAAGATGATTCTAAGCTAATACAGTTAAAAACTCTAATTTCTAACCGTGGTGTTGGGGAAAAGAAAAGTATTCTTAAAGGATATGATGCTTATAAGCAATTATGTATTACTTGTCATGGTGCTAATTTAAAAGGTGTGCCAACTGAAGATGGAACATTAATCGCTCCAACATTAATAGGAAGCACGCGTGTTTTAGGTGATAAAGGTAAATTAAGTAAAATTTTATTAAATGGGTTAATTGGACCAATAGAAGGTAAAGAATACGGTATCATGATGTCGTTGAAATCTAATAGTGATCAATGGATTGCAGATGTACTTAGTTATGTTAGAGCTATGAATGAGGCAGATTACGTTCATAAAAAAGTGGTTAGAAATGCTAGAGAGCAATCTAAAGATAGAGCAGATTACTGGACTATTGAAGAACTTTATAAAGATTAA
- a CDS encoding TonB-dependent receptor: MNSIKLLISVLILAQTLLINAQSSLNGTITDSNNNPISGATVFLNTEPILFSITDSEGKYYLTNTPKGNYILSISHLGFKPINDNVRLKVNNTELSYSLETDLLNLHTVVITGNFTPKIQLESSTSVSTLNTKDLKQIVPQGTASLLQNIPGTFVDASAGEVFTRVYTRGVSAAAEDDMGWYYVSLQEDDLPVSLVQHSYYGPDLFHRVDLMTANVEALRGGSASVTAMNAPGGVYNFISRQTNSEELTGEVQLQTGIQGEGNPYYRADAVLGSQLGNNWSFNAGGHYRHDEGARNTDFTFSKGGQFKFNLTKVNSRGYFKLYGKYLNDHTNRYNGVAATNWDNPEAAFEQDFNSSALLMPSYNASIPDGRYLEDGKTNSFNPSKGVHAKDLAVGLDLFQNLNHNWSIKNNMKFSTKNANWQTSISNAFVSLSDPTTYYLPSNGNPFPVGQIVFKNTQTGDEMARIDNSPIFAGSPINYLTDSTLPNDAVLGTSTWYKDNNADEFMQQLTLLKTWDNHDFSFGFSTGISNTSVFTQGSFAFSTYENNPTMLEVTLENPGEPVLYLSDGYGVSNYGGLFFTNSRADVFQAATFVNDIWKISDNIQLDLGLRYESIYHKGSNDRSAPFTQNGGLDADETTIYDNNILQPTGERDSFNFNYNYLSYSAGLNIKLTEDASLFGRYSRGNKAPELNYYFNNFANVPIINAGEVQKIKQAELGLKSALKDFSFTATLFWSELKNIGVSNFEFDDSTSSIFYTPIQFNSSQTLGLEWETIYNPIQYLTFRFNGVLQNPKATKWNIYDAAGSVDIADDSVINYSGNRLPFNPKLLFNLSAEFQKGKVSSFIKWKYTGKREGNVANAFQLAAYSVFDAGISYQINKNLSARVLASNLLNSDGLANFFGANSFGANANGATQYYINNNPDASFIVVPILPRATLLQLNYTF, encoded by the coding sequence ATGAATAGCATTAAATTATTAATATCCGTTTTGATATTGGCACAAACCTTATTAATTAACGCCCAATCATCTCTTAACGGAACAATTACAGACAGCAACAATAACCCTATATCTGGAGCTACTGTTTTTTTAAACACAGAACCAATACTTTTTAGCATAACAGATTCCGAAGGCAAGTACTACTTAACAAATACACCTAAAGGGAATTACATTTTAAGTATTTCGCATTTAGGGTTTAAACCTATCAATGATAATGTTAGACTGAAAGTTAATAACACTGAGTTATCATATAGCTTAGAGACCGATTTACTAAACTTACACACCGTAGTTATTACAGGAAATTTTACGCCTAAAATACAATTAGAATCGAGTACCTCTGTGAGCACTTTAAACACCAAAGACTTAAAACAAATAGTTCCGCAAGGTACTGCAAGCTTATTGCAAAACATACCTGGAACTTTTGTAGATGCATCTGCTGGAGAAGTTTTTACAAGAGTTTACACACGTGGCGTTTCGGCTGCAGCCGAAGATGATATGGGTTGGTATTACGTATCTTTACAGGAAGATGATTTACCTGTGAGCTTAGTACAACACTCTTATTATGGTCCCGATTTGTTTCATCGTGTAGATTTAATGACTGCTAACGTTGAAGCCCTAAGAGGCGGTAGCGCATCGGTAACTGCCATGAATGCTCCTGGAGGTGTTTATAATTTTATTTCTAGACAAACCAACTCAGAAGAATTAACAGGAGAAGTACAACTACAAACCGGTATTCAAGGTGAAGGAAATCCATATTACCGAGCAGACGCTGTTTTAGGCAGCCAATTAGGAAATAATTGGAGTTTTAATGCTGGTGGACATTACAGACATGATGAAGGTGCAAGAAATACAGATTTCACTTTTAGTAAAGGCGGACAATTTAAATTCAACTTAACTAAAGTAAACTCTCGTGGATACTTTAAACTTTACGGAAAATATTTAAACGATCATACCAATAGATATAACGGTGTTGCGGCTACAAACTGGGACAATCCTGAAGCTGCTTTTGAACAAGATTTCAACTCCTCTGCCCTATTAATGCCTTCTTACAATGCATCGATTCCCGATGGTCGTTATTTAGAAGACGGTAAAACAAACAGTTTTAATCCATCAAAAGGTGTGCATGCAAAAGATTTAGCGGTTGGGTTAGATTTGTTTCAGAACCTAAACCATAATTGGTCTATTAAAAATAATATGAAATTTTCGACCAAAAATGCAAATTGGCAAACCTCTATTAGTAACGCTTTTGTATCATTGAGCGACCCTACAACGTATTATTTACCAAGTAACGGGAATCCTTTTCCTGTTGGCCAAATTGTTTTTAAAAATACTCAAACAGGAGACGAAATGGCAAGAATTGATAACAGTCCTATTTTTGCAGGAAGTCCAATAAACTATTTAACCGATAGTACACTACCTAACGATGCTGTTTTGGGCACATCGACTTGGTATAAAGACAACAATGCCGATGAGTTTATGCAACAATTAACTTTATTAAAAACTTGGGACAACCACGATTTTAGTTTTGGTTTTTCTACTGGTATATCTAATACTTCCGTTTTTACACAGGGTAGTTTTGCATTTTCTACTTACGAAAATAATCCAACGATGTTGGAGGTCACCTTAGAAAATCCTGGCGAACCGGTTCTTTATTTATCTGATGGGTATGGTGTAAGTAATTATGGTGGTTTATTTTTCACAAACAGTCGTGCTGATGTTTTTCAAGCAGCTACATTTGTTAATGACATTTGGAAAATTTCGGATAATATTCAATTAGATTTAGGACTTCGTTATGAATCTATATACCATAAAGGCAGTAACGACCGTAGCGCTCCTTTTACACAAAATGGAGGTTTAGATGCAGATGAAACCACTATTTATGATAACAATATTTTACAACCAACAGGTGAACGTGATTCGTTTAATTTCAACTATAATTACTTATCATATTCAGCAGGTTTAAATATCAAATTAACCGAAGATGCTTCTCTATTTGGACGTTATTCAAGAGGAAACAAAGCACCAGAATTAAATTATTATTTCAACAACTTTGCTAACGTGCCTATTATTAATGCAGGTGAAGTACAAAAAATAAAACAAGCGGAATTGGGATTAAAATCGGCTTTAAAAGATTTCTCATTTACAGCAACACTGTTTTGGAGTGAATTAAAAAACATTGGAGTTTCTAATTTTGAATTTGATGATAGTACAAGCAGTATTTTTTACACGCCAATACAATTTAACAGCTCACAAACATTAGGCTTAGAATGGGAAACCATTTACAACCCTATTCAATATTTAACCTTTCGTTTTAATGGTGTTTTACAAAACCCAAAGGCAACAAAATGGAATATTTATGATGCAGCAGGATCTGTTGACATAGCAGATGATAGCGTTATAAACTATTCTGGAAACAGATTACCTTTCAATCCAAAATTACTATTTAATCTGTCTGCAGAATTTCAGAAAGGCAAAGTTTCATCTTTCATTAAATGGAAATATACAGGTAAACGTGAAGGTAACGTAGCCAACGCTTTTCAATTGGCCGCCTACAGTGTTTTTGATGCTGGTATAAGTTATCAAATAAACAAGAATTTAAGTGCTCGCGTATTAGCTAGTAACCTTTTAAACTCTGACGGGTTGGCTAACTTTTTTGGAGCAAATTCTTTTGGAGCAAATGCCAATGGAGCAACTCAATATTACATTAATAACAACCCAGATGCTAGTTTTATTGTAGTTCCTATTTTACCAAGAGCTACATTACTTCAATTAAATTATACGTTTTAA
- a CDS encoding helix-turn-helix transcriptional regulator, which yields MKVNKINIEPYEADGIVYHADTCLPLIDAFNRKKIKFKALARHTYPGDRLDENTIGLNSIGYWDANEPQDWGLDWHRNEGIEFHFLESGTMPYSQENNEVLLTPNHLTITRPWEAHKVGNPYVGMGKFYWVIIDLGVRRPHQDWVWPDWITLTPSDLGRLTTILRQNEKSIWKTDQTVRDCFLRINKAINTDENGSNASKIRLLVNYLLILLLDLLNTDDVVLDEKLTDSSRSVKFFLDELVNNLSENWTVELMAESAGVGVTRFTHHCKRLTNVTPMRYLTMKRLDLSKKILQENNELTIAEVAYTCGFATSQYFATVFKKHEKCSPNTYRLKYAVNVVDCV from the coding sequence GTGAAAGTAAACAAAATAAATATTGAGCCTTATGAGGCTGATGGTATTGTGTACCATGCAGATACTTGTTTGCCTTTAATTGATGCATTTAATAGAAAAAAAATAAAGTTTAAAGCTTTAGCTAGGCATACTTATCCTGGTGATCGATTAGACGAAAATACCATCGGGCTAAATAGTATTGGCTATTGGGATGCAAATGAGCCACAAGATTGGGGTTTAGATTGGCATCGTAACGAAGGTATTGAGTTTCATTTTTTAGAATCGGGCACTATGCCGTATTCTCAGGAAAATAATGAGGTTTTACTTACTCCAAATCATTTAACAATTACACGTCCGTGGGAAGCTCATAAAGTTGGCAATCCATATGTTGGTATGGGGAAATTTTATTGGGTTATCATCGATTTAGGTGTGCGAAGGCCTCATCAAGATTGGGTTTGGCCAGATTGGATAACGTTAACGCCGAGTGATTTAGGACGACTAACGACTATTTTAAGACAGAATGAAAAATCTATTTGGAAAACCGATCAAACAGTTCGCGATTGTTTTCTTAGAATTAACAAGGCTATCAATACCGATGAAAATGGGAGCAATGCTTCTAAAATAAGACTGTTAGTCAATTATTTGTTAATCCTTTTACTCGATTTATTAAATACAGACGATGTTGTTTTAGATGAAAAACTAACCGATAGTTCAAGAAGTGTAAAGTTCTTTTTAGATGAATTAGTCAATAATTTATCCGAAAATTGGACTGTAGAACTAATGGCAGAATCCGCAGGTGTGGGAGTAACAAGGTTTACGCACCATTGCAAGCGCTTAACTAATGTAACGCCTATGCGTTATCTTACCATGAAGCGTTTGGATTTATCTAAAAAAATTCTTCAAGAAAACAACGAGTTAACCATTGCGGAAGTTGCTTATACCTGTGGTTTTGCAACAAGTCAATACTTTGCAACAGTTTTTAAAAAGCATGAAAAATGCTCACCTAATACATATAGGTTAAAGTATGCTGTAAATGTGGTAGACTGTGTTTAA
- a CDS encoding MFS transporter, protein MENINKKRLFLGSCLALITTAMTFAIRARLETVFGPEGVGLTLEQIGYAFTPAFFGFTIAMIFGGPLVDFLGIKKITWIAFIMHTVGIVWTIMADSMTSLFLATLFVGIGNGMVEAALNPMVASMYVNEKTKMLNRFHVWFPGGIVIGSIVGWLVMDVMGLSWQIMVSTLFVPLVLYAVLFFGQEFPVTERVQMGISNKKMFSSVGKPLFIFMVFCMLLTAASELGTTQRIESLLKESVAVPLLVLAFINGIMALGRLFAGQVVHRLKPSGMLLYSAIFTFIGLWLLTVTSGGMTFVAAAVFAIGVTFFWPTMLGFVAEYLPETGALGLSIMGGAGMFSVSLVLPIMGKLMDDANASEALRTMSILPAILIVAFLGLNFYMKKRNKTEQA, encoded by the coding sequence ATGGAAAACATTAATAAGAAACGACTCTTTCTTGGGAGTTGTTTAGCATTAATTACAACGGCAATGACTTTTGCTATACGCGCACGATTAGAAACTGTTTTTGGCCCAGAAGGGGTTGGGTTAACATTAGAACAAATTGGTTACGCGTTTACACCGGCTTTTTTCGGTTTTACAATTGCCATGATTTTTGGAGGACCACTAGTCGATTTTCTCGGAATTAAAAAAATTACTTGGATTGCCTTTATTATGCACACAGTCGGAATTGTGTGGACCATTATGGCCGATTCAATGACGTCATTATTTCTAGCAACATTATTTGTTGGTATCGGTAATGGTATGGTAGAAGCGGCTTTAAACCCAATGGTAGCATCGATGTATGTTAATGAAAAAACAAAAATGCTAAATAGATTTCATGTATGGTTTCCTGGAGGTATTGTAATTGGTTCTATTGTAGGATGGCTCGTTATGGATGTTATGGGCTTAAGTTGGCAAATTATGGTTTCAACGTTATTTGTGCCATTAGTGCTGTATGCTGTATTGTTTTTTGGACAAGAATTCCCGGTCACCGAGCGTGTACAAATGGGGATTAGTAATAAAAAAATGTTCTCTAGCGTCGGGAAACCTTTATTCATCTTTATGGTGTTTTGCATGCTTTTAACAGCAGCGTCAGAGTTAGGAACCACACAACGAATAGAATCGCTTTTAAAAGAATCTGTTGCAGTGCCACTTTTAGTATTAGCATTTATTAACGGTATTATGGCTTTAGGGAGACTGTTCGCTGGGCAAGTTGTACATAGGTTAAAACCTTCAGGAATGCTATTATATTCAGCAATATTCACTTTTATAGGTTTATGGTTGTTAACGGTAACTAGTGGTGGAATGACTTTTGTTGCAGCAGCAGTTTTTGCTATTGGAGTTACATTCTTTTGGCCAACCATGTTAGGTTTTGTGGCAGAATATTTGCCAGAAACAGGAGCGCTAGGGCTTTCAATTATGGGTGGAGCAGGTATGTTTTCTGTGTCATTAGTATTACCAATTATGGGGAAGTTGATGGATGATGCCAACGCTTCTGAAGCATTAAGAACCATGTCTATTTTGCCAGCAATCCTTATTGTGGCATTTTTAGGATTAAATTTTTATATGAAAAAAAGAAATAAAACAGAACAAGCATAA
- a CDS encoding Gfo/Idh/MocA family protein, translating into MIRKLRMGMIGGGTGSFIGDVHRRAAAIDGMIELVCGAFSSNEEKSKASGKALYLPEDRCYGSFEEMILKEKELPEGVRMDFVSIVTPNHMHFPPAKLALENGFNVVCDKPMTLTLDEAIALETIIEKSGKLFALTHNYTGHPMVKQARAMVAKGDLGKIRKIQVQYLQGWLSTAVEQTGQKQASWRVDPSKSGIGGALGDIGTHAENLAEYITGLKIEELAADLGKFGEGRVLDDDGNLLLRMENGAKGTMSISQIALGEENNLAIKVYGEKGSLEWQQENPNQLITHWLEEPVKIFTPNGNNLYEEALNVSRIPAGHPEGYLEAFATIYKNFATHLMAVLNGETIDKPDYPAVKDGIRGMQFIYAAVESDKKNAAWTKIE; encoded by the coding sequence ATGATAAGAAAATTAAGAATGGGAATGATAGGTGGCGGCACCGGATCATTCATTGGAGATGTACACCGCAGAGCCGCAGCCATCGATGGCATGATAGAATTAGTTTGTGGGGCTTTTAGTAGTAATGAAGAAAAGTCTAAAGCATCAGGTAAGGCGTTATATCTTCCAGAAGATAGATGCTATGGTAGTTTTGAAGAAATGATTTTAAAAGAAAAGGAACTTCCTGAAGGTGTTCGTATGGATTTTGTTTCCATTGTAACACCAAATCATATGCATTTTCCTCCTGCAAAATTAGCTTTAGAAAATGGATTTAATGTGGTTTGCGATAAACCGATGACGTTAACTTTAGACGAAGCCATCGCGTTAGAAACTATAATCGAAAAAAGCGGGAAACTTTTTGCTTTAACACATAATTACACTGGTCACCCCATGGTAAAGCAAGCGCGAGCTATGGTTGCTAAAGGTGATTTGGGTAAAATTAGAAAAATACAAGTACAATATTTGCAAGGTTGGTTGTCTACGGCAGTAGAGCAAACCGGACAGAAGCAGGCGTCTTGGCGAGTAGACCCGAGTAAATCGGGTATTGGCGGTGCTTTAGGTGATATTGGAACGCATGCAGAAAATTTAGCTGAATATATTACAGGACTAAAAATTGAAGAACTTGCTGCAGATTTGGGGAAGTTTGGAGAAGGCCGTGTGCTTGATGACGATGGTAACTTATTACTACGTATGGAAAACGGAGCAAAGGGAACCATGTCTATTTCGCAAATTGCTTTAGGTGAAGAAAATAATCTAGCTATAAAGGTTTATGGTGAAAAAGGAAGTTTGGAATGGCAGCAAGAAAATCCGAACCAATTAATTACACATTGGTTAGAAGAGCCTGTTAAAATATTTACACCAAATGGTAATAATTTATATGAAGAAGCTCTAAATGTTTCTCGTATTCCGGCAGGACACCCAGAAGGATATTTAGAAGCTTTTGCAACTATTTATAAGAATTTTGCGACGCATTTAATGGCTGTTTTAAATGGTGAAACTATTGATAAACCAGATTATCCAGCGGTGAAAGATGGTATTCGAGGGATGCAATTTATTTATGCAGCCGTTGAAAGTGATAAAAAGAACGCTGCTTGGACAAAAATAGAATAA
- a CDS encoding sugar phosphate isomerase/epimerase family protein: protein MKTIKGPAIFLAQFAGSEAPFNTLDNLCKWAADLGYKGIQIPTWETGLIDIEIAAESQTYCDDLKGKVNSYGLEITELSTHLQGQLVAVNPAYDTLFDGFAPDAVKGNPKARTEWAIDFVKKSGTASGRLGLKSHASFSGALLWHTMYPWPQRPQGLVEMGFKELANRWTPILNHFDEQGVDICYELHPGEDLHDGVSFERFLEATGNHKRANILYDPSHFVLQQLDYLKFIDYYHERIKAFHVKDAEFNMSGKQGVYGGYSDWQDRAGRFRSLGDGQVDFKSIFTKLTKYDCDVWAVMEWECCIKSSVQGAREGAPFIQQHIIEAAERSFDDFAGAKPDEAYLKSILGI from the coding sequence ATGAAAACAATAAAAGGACCAGCAATTTTTTTAGCGCAATTCGCAGGAAGTGAAGCGCCATTTAATACTTTAGATAACTTATGTAAATGGGCTGCAGATTTAGGATATAAAGGGATTCAGATTCCAACATGGGAAACGGGATTAATCGATATCGAAATAGCTGCGGAAAGTCAAACGTATTGCGATGATTTAAAAGGAAAAGTTAATTCTTATGGTTTAGAAATAACAGAATTGTCTACACATTTACAAGGGCAGTTAGTGGCTGTAAATCCGGCTTACGATACTTTATTTGATGGTTTTGCTCCCGATGCTGTAAAAGGAAATCCAAAAGCAAGAACGGAATGGGCTATCGATTTTGTTAAGAAATCGGGGACAGCAAGTGGTAGATTAGGTTTAAAATCTCACGCGTCGTTTTCGGGTGCTTTGCTTTGGCATACTATGTACCCTTGGCCACAACGTCCGCAAGGTTTAGTGGAAATGGGCTTTAAGGAGTTAGCAAACCGTTGGACTCCAATTTTAAATCATTTTGATGAGCAAGGGGTTGATATTTGTTATGAACTGCACCCAGGTGAAGATTTGCACGATGGAGTGTCTTTTGAACGTTTTTTAGAGGCAACAGGAAATCATAAACGTGCTAACATTCTTTACGATCCAAGTCATTTTGTATTGCAACAGTTAGATTATTTAAAATTTATAGATTATTACCACGAGCGTATAAAAGCTTTTCATGTTAAAGATGCTGAGTTTAATATGTCTGGGAAGCAAGGTGTGTACGGCGGGTATTCTGATTGGCAAGATCGAGCAGGTCGTTTTAGATCTTTAGGTGATGGCCAAGTCGATTTCAAAAGTATTTTTACAAAACTTACTAAATACGATTGTGATGTTTGGGCGGTTATGGAATGGGAATGCTGTATTAAATCTTCGGTTCAAGGTGCTAGAGAAGGTGCGCCTTTTATTCAGCAGCATATTATTGAAGCTGCCGAACGTAGTTTCGATGATTTTGCTGGAGCGAAACCAGATGAAGCTTATTTAAAAAGTATACTCGGAATTTAA
- a CDS encoding DUF1080 domain-containing protein gives MNKSLIILTALVFASCSQKLVSVDSKQQVETTEDALEPKKAKETEVWEPKPMVVEVNEDTQIPSDAIVLFNGENFDEWVSSTNSSNVEWILNPDKSMTVKNKAGDIQTKRDFGDMQLHIEWKSSEEIKGKGQSRSNSGVFIQGRYEVQVLDNNDNETYVNGQVGSIYKQSIPLAKASSKAGNWNVYDIIYHAPEFNEQGEKTESGTITVLHNGVLIQDHYEIKGTTEFIGWPKNKPHGKAPIKLQDHRDNSGVSYRNIWVREL, from the coding sequence ATGAATAAAAGTTTAATTATTTTAACAGCTTTAGTTTTCGCGTCTTGTAGCCAAAAGCTTGTGTCGGTAGATTCTAAACAACAGGTTGAAACTACGGAAGATGCATTAGAACCAAAAAAAGCTAAAGAAACTGAAGTTTGGGAACCTAAGCCTATGGTTGTTGAGGTGAATGAGGATACTCAAATTCCGTCGGATGCGATTGTATTATTTAACGGTGAAAATTTTGATGAATGGGTATCTTCTACTAATTCATCAAATGTTGAATGGATTTTAAATCCTGATAAAAGCATGACTGTTAAAAATAAGGCAGGGGATATTCAAACCAAACGTGATTTTGGTGATATGCAACTTCATATAGAATGGAAATCTTCCGAAGAAATAAAAGGAAAAGGACAAAGTCGTTCTAATAGTGGCGTGTTTATTCAAGGCAGATATGAAGTGCAGGTTTTAGATAATAATGATAACGAAACTTATGTAAATGGCCAAGTCGGTTCTATATACAAGCAAAGTATTCCGTTGGCTAAAGCGTCTTCAAAAGCAGGAAACTGGAATGTTTATGATATTATTTATCATGCACCTGAGTTTAATGAGCAAGGAGAAAAAACAGAATCTGGCACAATAACTGTACTTCACAATGGTGTTTTAATTCAAGACCATTACGAAATTAAAGGAACTACAGAGTTTATTGGATGGCCTAAAAATAAACCTCACGGGAAAGCACCAATTAAGTTGCAAGATCACCGTGATAATAGTGGTGTTAGTTATAGAAATATTTGGGTTAGAGAATTATAA